The genomic region caccacactgaGTAGACATCTGCCTTCCAGGAGCCAGGCCCCAAGCTCACGGCGAAGAGGGAAAGAGACGGCAAATCCCTGCCCTCACGCCATACACATTTCCTGGGTAAACAAGCAACCAGTGACTAATAAAGGCAGTGGTGGAAAGCACCACGCCGGGCAGCAGAAGAAATAGCAACATCACTTTTGCACCACAAAAGAGGATCCGAAGAAAATGAATGGGAGGCGGGGGGCGAGGGCAGGGGCTCCTTTCGCTGCAGTGGGCAGAAGGTGAACATTGAGGGTGAACCTGAAGGACCAAAGGGAGGTGCCCACTGTGCACTGACCAGGGGGAGAGCGGGTGGGAAGGCGGCAAAGTCTGACCCGTTCTAGGAACAGAAAGGAGGCCAGTGGGGCCAGGAAGAAAGGTAGACTAATAGGAGGGGGGACTGGGGTGGACAAAAATCCCCAGGTCATGCAGAGCCTAGAGGAGCTTGACTGGGGAGCTTGGACTTTATTCTGAATGTGACAGGCAGCTCCAACAGGTTATTAAGCAGCCACATGGCATATTCTGTTTGCACTCCAGAGAGGGGAACAAAGCAGGGAAGAGGGGACGCCTGTTGAGCCACAAGGGGTTGTATCAGTTACCTACGGCTGCATAACAAGTTATCCCAACACATTGTGGCTTCTAATGACTTCTAATAACATTTGTTAGAGCTCTCAGTTTCTGGGGATTGGGAATGGGCGAGCAGTCTAGCTGGGGGTCTATCTTGGAGTCTCCCCTGAGTAGCATTCAGGATGTTGGTTGGATCCGTTGTCATCTGAGGgcttgcctggggctgggggggcCTGCTTCCACAGTGAGGGACTCACTCCTGTGGCTGTTGGCTGGAGGCCTCGGCTCCTCTCCAAGTGGGCCTCTCCAGAGGATTGCTTGAGCATCCTCATGACGTGGCAGCTGGTTTGCCCAAGCAAGTGACCCAAGGGAGAGAGCTAGGAGGAAGCTGAGTGCCTCTTATGACCTAGTCTCCGAAGTCACACTGCATTCACTGGAAGCGAGTCACCATGCCCACCCACACTCAGGGAGGGAAAAGAGCTCCACTCCTCAAGGGCATGTATCAAATAATTTGTGGAGCAGGGGCAAGTGCGATGGGAGGATGGCGGCCTGGGCCCCAAGGCAGGTGGTGCAGGAGGTGGCAGGTGCTGACTTTGGGGTTGGCCTGGAAGGCAGTGTCACTTGGCTTGAGGGTGGATTAGATGGTGAAGTAGTGTCCAGACTGCCTCCTGGACTTGACCTGAGCAACCAAATGGGTTGTGCCATTCCCtgagactgggagtttggggcagATCCCAGAAGTCTGAGGGCAGCTGTTGGATATATTGAATTGCCCAAAAAAAGTTGGTTTGGGTGTTTCTGTAAAATGTGATgataaaacccaaatgaactttttggcctacCCCATACCGGTCTAGGGTTCTAAAAGAGGATCAGCTAGAAACTGGGGAACTCGGCTGTGGACAGACAGTGGGCGCTTAAGGCCTGTTCTCGGCATTGATGATAACTCCTGGAATGAGACCAGTCGCTGCCCTCCCAGACATGGGAGCAGCTCACACATCCGGTGCCCGGGGAGCACGGCTGTGCAGAGGAAGGGCTGATTTCATAGGAAGGGACAGACGGGCAcctgtggggaggaggaggcatgCGTCTGGAGGAGGAGGCACGTGTGACAGGCCCTGCAGGGTGTGTTACCAAAGAGGCAGAGGGTAAAGGGGTGCTGCTTGGGTGAAGGTGCAGAGGCAGGATTCTAGAGAGTTCCAGGCAGGCATGTTGGGGAGCCTCGGATGCGGTGCTGGGGGCTCCTTAGGATTTAAACTTGCAGCCAAGCCCCTTTCTTTGGGGCCTCTTTTCTGGAGGTTGAGTTTCCCGTACCCCTcgagcctcccccaccccctgcaccccCCCCCAACCTCGTCTTTGTCTTTGTGCCCATGTAACCTGAAATTGGTTTTTGTTCTAGCGTGTGGGCCGGCCCACTGCCCAGCTGACCATTGACCTTGGGTGGGGGCGGGTCTTGTTGCAGCTCGACAGTGATGACCTCCTGGATAATCCTGGGGAGGCCCAAAGTGCCTTCTATGAAGGTCCTGGGGTAAGTGGCTGCGGGGGCTCGGGGAGGGCGGTGGGCAGAACGCCCATGGAGCAGCCAGTGGGGGAGGGTTGGAGGGCGTCTCACATTCCCTGAGGCACTTTGCTCtgggggtgggaggctggggCGTGGTCACTGAGAGCAGAGTGGGGTGCAGGTGAGGCCAAGGCTGCCAGATACCTCCCCTACCCCCAGGCTGTGCCTCAGAGAAGGAGGTGCGGTTCCGGGGTTCCTGGCCTTAGGGATCAGCTGCTAGAGCGCTGGCATGGAGGCTGAGGCTGGCTCCTGAGGAATGGGGATGGGGGTGTCTTGGGGGTCCTGTCCTGGCTCAGCGGTGGCTAGAAGGTGACCTGGGGAAGAGGATCCACTGATACAGACCTCCGTCTCCGCCTGGAAAATAAGAGCAGGGATGATGAGCAAAGCCCAAAGCAGGGAATGCAGTGGGCCTTCTACATTATTGAGCACCTCCTGCGTGCCAGGCCCgtccctcctcttccccttctgtggcctctcccttcccctcttctctccctACCCTGCCCCCTCCttgttcctcctccctccccctccttcgTCTTCGTAACTGTCATTTACAGAACACTTATCATATGCTAGACCCTTTACGGtaattttcatttaatcctcacaaccaccaTAATAACACATTCCAAATAATTGATCCGGCGTAATATACATGCCTAAATCCAGAACCCAGCAAATAATAGTACTTTCGTGTTATTACACTTATAGATCGGTTAGAGTATGCGCTATTCTTATCCATGCCGCCCTGTCTTAATTTAACTTGTAAGGAGCCCATCAGGTTCTTAGCACCTCACGTGCATGATGTCAGTAAATGTCATAACCGTCCTAGGAGGCAGGTTTGGTTATAGCCATTTAGCAGTTAGGAGCTCAGAACCCCCTGGTCTTTGGTTGGGGGCTGAGCCAGAGCCTTGTCTCACCAGGCAATGTCCCCTGCCTGGCAGCGGGATGACCCCCTCCCAGTctagggggcagggagggagcagtGCCCACCTCCCTGGGCTGTTACTGACAGCAGCGACCTAGACAGTAACAGTAATGCCAGCAGCAGTGATGATGGTGTTTCTCGGGTGCCAGGTACTGCTCTGAGCGTCCACGTGGAATGAACTCAGAATCTTTTTAACAACAGTTTTGACCCATTATCAGTGGGTATGCCATGCTGCTAGCATACTCATTACTTAACGGAATATTTGCTCGAAAATGCATACATGTATTGATTGTACATTCGTGACCTGGATCACCATCCAGAAAGCACTTAAGAAACCTCAAACTCACAGTGCGCTTGGCACTgggtaaggctgctgctgctcctgcactTAACAGAACCATGATCTTTGATCCAAAACCTTTGGGGCCAGGCTTGTGGGATTCAGGGTTTTTCAGATGCTGGAAAGGCAATGCTGACTACATGTGTGCTGCATGTAACGTAACACACTCACTTTTCTGTGGTCACATTGAAGGCGAGTCCTGTTACATGGCTGAAGAACGCCTttctctctgagcatcagttgcATTCCAGTCAGGGCTTTCCAGCCTAAAGTTCTCAAAACATTCGTGGTTTTCAGAGCCTTTGGGGTTTTGGAATTGCAGATAAGCATCATGGGCCTGTATGGCTGTTTAGAAAATGGTTTTTGTTACATTCTGCTGATGTGCACAGATGGGGGGAAAAACAGGCCGGATTAAACCAGCCCTGGGGTGCCCAGCTCAGCCCTGGcgaagctgggatttgaacccgggTCCAGCCACTTCTTGTAGAAGGTTCTTTCTCTCCCTGCTGCCCTGACATCAGGTACCCTTGGCTTCAGCCGTGTTCTGGGCCCAGCCCCTTGCTAACCTGGGCTCTCTCCTCCCCTACCTTCCCCGGCCTCCAGCTCCACGTGCAAgaagcctctggcaaccacttgaACCCAGAGCCTAGCCAGCCGGCCCCCAGCGTGGACCTCGACTTCTTGGAAGATGACATCCTGGACTCGCCCGCGGCCGGGGGTGGCGGCGGGGGCGCGGGGGGCGCCGACCAGCCCTGCGACATTCTCCAGCAGAGCCTCCAGGAGGCCAACATCACCGAGCAGACACTCGAGGCTGAGGCCGAGCTGGACCTGGGTCCCTTCCAGCTGCCCACCCTGCAGCCCGCGGACGGTGGGGCTGGCCCGGCGGGGGCCGGAGGGGCTGCTGCCGTGGCCACGGGACCCCAGGCGCTCTTCTCAGGGGGCGCCGACCTGCTGGGGCTGCAGGCCCCGCCCACCGTGCTGACCCACCAGGCCCTGGTGCCGCCCCAGGATGTGGTCAGCAAAGCCTTGAGCGTCCAGCCCTTCCTGCAGCCTGTGGGCCTGGGCAACGTGACTCTGCAGCCCATCCCGGGCCTTCAGGGCCTGCCAAATGGCAGCCCCGGGGGTGCCGCAGCAGCCACGCTCGGCCTGGCCCCCATCCAGGTGGTGGGCCAGCCCGTCATGGCACTCAACCCACCCacctcccagctcctggccaagCAGGTGCCCGTCAGCGGCTACCTGGCCTCAGCAGCCGGCCCTTCGGAGCCAGTGACCCTGGCATCGGCTGGTGTCTCACCCCAGGGGGCCGGCCTGGTCCTCCAGAAGAACCTCCCCGCCGCCGTGGCCACCACGCTCAATGGGAACTCAGTGTTCGGAGGGGCGGGAGCCGCCCCGGCGGCGGCCAGCGGGGCGCCCTCAGGACAGCCGCTGGCGGTGGCTCCCGGCCTGGGCACGTCGCCGCTGGTTCAAGCGCCCAACGTCATTCTGCACCGCACGCCCACGCCCATCCAGCCCAAGCCTGCCGGCGTGCTGCCCCCCAAGCTCTACCAGCTGACTCCCAAGCCGTTCGCCCCCGCGGGCGCCACGCTCACCATCCAGGGCGAGGCCGGGGGCCTCCCGCAGCCACCCAAGGCTCCCCAGAACCTGACTTTCATGGCGGCGGGCAAGGCCGGCCAGAACGTGGTGCTGTCGGGCTTCCCGGCGCCCGCCCTGCAGGCCAACGTCTTCAAGCCGCCTCCGGCCACCACCACGGGGGCAGCCCCCCCACAGCCCCCTGGGACCCTGAGCAAGCCCATGAGCGTGCATCTCCTGAACCAAGGCAGCAGCATCGTCATCCCCGCCCAGCACATGCTTCCGGGCCAGAACCAGTTCCTGCTGCCTGGCACGTCGGCGGTCCAGCTCCCCCAGCCACTCTCAGCCCTGCCAGCCAACGTGGGCGGGCAGATCCTGGCAGCCGCGGCCCCCCACGCGGGCGGACAGCTCATCGCCAACCCCATCCTCACCAACCAGAACCTGGCGGGCCCGCTGAGCCTGGGCCCCGTGCTGGCCCCCCACTCGGGGGCCCACAGCGCTGCCCACATTCTCTCGGCCGCCCCCATCCAGGTGGGCCAGCCGGCACTCTTCCAGATGCCTGTGTCGCTGGCCACCGGCAGCCTGCCCACACAGAGCCAGCCGGCCGCCGCCGGGCCGGCCGCCACCACTGTCCTCCAGGGGGTCACCCTGCCCCCCAGTGCCGTGGCCATGCTCAACACCCCCGATGGTCTGGTGCAACCCGGCACCCCCGCCGCTGGTGGGGAGGCTACGCCTGTCCTCACGGTGCAGACAGCGCCCCAGGCGCCCCCCACGGTCAGCACCCCACTGCCTCTGGGTCtccagcagccgcagcagcaacagcagccgccgccgccaccacAGGCCCCCACCCCACAGGCTGCCGCCCCAGCTCAGGCCACCACCCCACAGCCCAGCCCCGGCCTGGCGTCCAGCCCGGAGAAGATTGTCCTGGGGCAgccaccctctgctgcccccacGGCCGTCCTCACTCAGGACTCCCTGCAGATGTTTCTGCCCCAGGTAACCAAGGCCgccagggcaggggaaggggcctATGTGGAGAGGGGGCCCAGAGCTGGAACCGGATGCGGTTGAAGCAGCAAGTGGGTGGGCGGTGCCCAGGGGCCAGGAAGGGTGCCCAGAGctgccacccctgccccaggTCACCGAGGAGGTGGTCCCGGGGCGACAGGGCCCAGCTGACTGACACCAGGACAGACAGACaaggggagggacagagagacagGCGGCCCTCTTGCTGGAGGGTTGGAGAAGGGTCCAAGAGAGAGAGTGGGcgagacacagacagacagacagacgggGCGGGAGAGATGGATGCTGGGGTGGAGCCGGAAGATGACTCATGGAACCAAGGGGACTGAGCTACCCCAGGTCAAGCCCCCTGGACCCTGGGGCTCCCAATCCCCTGACTTCGGCGTCTAGCCTCTGGGTGTCCTCTAACTGGTTCCCACCACCCCCTTCTCCGGAGCACCGTGGGGTCAGGGAGTTGGGATGTAGAGGCCTCGGGTCTGTGGGGGTGGCCTCTGACCCTCTGTGGGCTGCCCGTTGCAGGAGAGGAGCCAGCAGCCCCTCTCCACAGAGGGCCCCCACCTCTCCGTGCCCGCCTCGGTCATAGTCAGCGCCCCGCCTCCCGCCCAAGACCCAGCCCCGACCACCCCTGTCGCCAAAGGAGCTGGCCTTGGCCCTCAGGCCCCCGACAGCCAGGCCTCCCCGGCGCCGGCCCCCCAGGTAGACGAACCCCAGCAGCCTCTGTCCCAGCGCAGACCAGCCCTGCCCCtcgcccctcctccccaccctctccacgCGCTCTCTGgctgccctgcctgcctctctgtctcGCTGGCTTGGGAAGCGGTGCTCTCCTTGGCTCCCCAGATGCTTCCTGAGGGTCTCCTGATGGCCGTGGATGCTTGAGACCACACTCTAGTCAGGGACACATAGTTAGGTCCTAGAATGATCATTTTCCTGTCTGGATAAGTATCTCACATTTCAAGGAAGACACCAAGAGGTCTAGATCCGAGCCTGGCTTTCCCTCCCCAAGGGGGTTTCTTCCACTCCTTTCCTACGAAGGggcaaacaaaaagacaacagggttcttttccttccatttttacgAAAATGAAAGCAATACTCTACATGCATTCTGCACCTTTTATCATTTAGAGGTTCATCTTGGAGACTGTACTCCATTCTTTTACATGATTgcatagtactccattgtgtgggGGTGCCCTTTATGTAACCAGATATTGTTGTCAGGAATTTAGGTCACTTTTGGTCTTTAGCTGTCGGATGAGCAAGGCTGCAAAGTACAACTCTGTACATATGTCTCTTTGTTGGATTAATTCTAAAAGGACATCGCTAGGTCTGAGAGCATATGCATTTATAATTGTGACAGATACTGCCAAACTGCTCCCTGTAGAGTATAAATTGGTTTAATGGATTATCTGTGGTTGATCAGTATATGATCTCTGGTTGTTTGCCCCCACCCTCAAGTGATACTGAATTTGGCCACTTGGGTAAGTGAAAAACAGTATCTTgttctgttttaatttgtatttcttttactgTAAATGAGGCTGGGCAGGTTTTTATAGATTCAGAGTTATTTGTGTTTTCTGTGGAATTATCTGTTCATACACTTGGCCATTTTCCAATTTGAGTTGCTGGTCATTTTCTTGTTGGTTTGTAGAAACTCTTTACCTATGAGAGAAATAGACTTTGTCTCATTTGAGTCATTAGCACATCAGCATATGAGAGGTTAGGATGGGCCCCTTTTATTCTGGAGGGACAGATGTTGCACTTGTTCAAAAAGGATCCATGGGTAGGTAGATTAGGACAGgcagaaagaggaggaaataagATGAGCGAGGGCCAGGCAGGCAGAACATCAGCTGGACTTTGCCCGTCAATAGCCATGATTTCACTCTCAGGCTCTGCTACTCACCGTGTGACTGGAAGCAACCAGCTTCTTCATTCCATCAATTGTTGTTTAGGGAAAAGAGAGCGCTAAGTATGTGCCAGGCCTTGTGCTAACCCTGGGCAAGTCCCTGTAActgctgaacctcagtttcctcatctggaagatGGGGATAGTAGTTTCTTTATATGTCTACTAGGACAAGTAACTGAGTTGCTATGTGCTTTGCACAGAGTAAGCAGtccaaaaatatttgctattgttattattacttggggacttcctaggtggctcagtggtaaagaacctgcctgccactgcaggagaggcgagttcgatccctaggtcaggaagagcctctgaagaaggaaatggcaaccaactccaaaaccaattcttgtctgggaaatcccgtggatagagagGAACCTTGGCAGGCTTcggtccatggggatcacaaaagagttggacgtggcttagcgactcaacaacaaatGATTGTTTTAGCTGTTGTGTTTGTGGCATCAAGTGTGGGTCAGTCCAGAGGGACAGGGGGCCAAGATTTCCTCTGGTCATCTCTATACAGGAAGGAAGGGCAGGGGCTAGGGGCCACCTGGACTGTGAGAGACTCAGGTTGAAAGCACTGTTTCTAGGGTGGTCAGACGTGGGCCTGGGTCCCTGGGGCAAGGGCAGTCCCCTCTCCGAGCCTTCCATCCTCAGCTGGAGCTTGGGGCTGGTAGGAGCCCTTCTGAGTGCTGTGGTTGAGAGCGGGGCAAGGCACGTATGTGATCTACCACTTCAGTGCCACACGCCCGCAGGTGCTTGTCTGGACTCGCGCCTCGGGTGACCAACAGTACCAAGATGGAGCCTCCCCCAGGCCCCttaacctccctgggcctcaacTTCCTGACCTGACAAGTGGGTATGAGGGCAATGGCTGTTGGGAGGAATAAAGGAATTAGTGTATGTGACGTGCTTCAACAGGACCGACACGTCGAAAGTCCAGGAGCGTGAGAGAGAAGCCCGGCGAGTTTTCCCTGAAGGGCCAGTAGTAACGTTTTGGGCTTTGCGAGACTGCCACTGTAGCCTAGAAATGGCTCTGGATAAATGAATGAGCGTGGGTGCGCTCCCATAAAGCCTTACTTATGCACACTGAAATCTGAATCTCCTATCAGTGTCCCGAGTCAAAGAATATTCTTCTTCTGACttcttttcaaccatttaaaagcataaaaactATTCTTAGCTTGCGGGCTGTCCAAAATGGTCGGGCCAAGCGGGCGGCAGGCCACATTTGGCTTCTGGGCCTTAGTCTGCCAGACCTTTTgagatctttattttattattatatagatGTGCAAGACTTCACTTATTCAGTCCCCTATTGGTGAACACTTAAGGTATCCAGTCCCATGGAATCGCTAACGAACATTCCCATACATCTTCTCATACCGGGCTTTGCACGTGCATGAGAATGCCCACAGGGTGAATGtctagaaatagaattgctgcATCAGAGGGTATCCAGTCGGCCCTCCAAATCTGCAGATTCTGATCTGCTGGATTCAACCACCAGTGGATGGAAAATATTCGgagaaaaatattccagaaagttccaaaaagcaccATGTGAATATGCAGACAACTACTTCCATAGCATTGaattgtgcgtgtgtgcatgcatgctaagtcgcgtcagtcgtgtctgactctttgcgaccccatagactgtagcccgccaggctcttctgtccatgggattcttcaggcaagaatactggagtaggtagccatgccctcctccaggggatcttcccaacccagggactgaatgcacGTCACTTATGTTTCtggcatgggcaggtgggttctttaccactagcgccatttaTTAGGTATCGTAggtaatctgctgctgctgctaagtcgcttcagtcgtgtccaactctgtgcgaccccatagatggcagcccaccaggctcccccgtccctgggattctccaggcaagaacactggagtgggttgccatttccttctccaatgcatgaaagtgaaaagtgaaagtgaagtcgctcagtcgtgtccgactcttcacgaccccatggactgcagcctaccagtctcctccatccatgagattttccaggcaagagtactggagtgggttgccattgccttctccatcgtAGGTAATCTAGAGGTGATTTGAAGTACATGGAAGGttgtgtgtaggttatatgcaaatactgcaCCATTGgtataaaggacttgagcatccttggattttggtatctgatgGGGTGAGCCCCTGTGGATGTGGAGGGTTGACAGAACACACTGCCCAAGCACGTTATGGACC from Bubalus bubalis isolate 160015118507 breed Murrah chromosome 18, NDDB_SH_1, whole genome shotgun sequence harbors:
- the BICRA gene encoding BRD4-interacting chromatin-remodeling complex-associated protein (The sequence of the model RefSeq protein was modified relative to this genomic sequence to represent the inferred CDS: added 138 bases not found in genome assembly): MDDEDGRCLLDVICDPQALNDFLHGSEKLDSDDLLDNPGEAQSAFYEGPGLHVQEASGNHLNPEPSQPAPSVDLDFLEDDILDSPAAGGGGGGAGGADQPCDILQQSLQEANITEQTLEAEAELDLGPFQLPTLQPADGGAGPAGAGGAAAVATGPQALFSGGADLLGLQAPPTVLTHQALVPPQDVVSKALSVQPFLQPVGLGNVTLQPIPGLQGLPNGSPGGAAAATLGLAPIQVVGQPVMALNPPTSQLLAKQVPVSGYLASAAGPSEPVTLASAGVSPQGAGLVLQKNLPAAVATTLNGNSVFGGAGAAPAAASGAPSGQPLAVAPGLGTSPLVQAPNVILHRTPTPIQPKPAGVLPPKLYQLTPKPFAPAGATLTIQGEAGGLPQPPKAPQNLTFMAAGKAGQNVVLSGFPAPALQANVFKPPPATTTGAAPPQPPGTLSKPMSVHLLNQGSSIVIPAQHMLPGQNQFLLPGTSAVQLPQPLSALPANVGGQILAAAAPHAGGQLIANPILTNQNLAGPLSLGPVLAPHSGAHSAAHILSAAPIQVGQPALFQMPVSLATGSLPTQSQPAAAGPAATTVLQGVTLPPSAVAMLNTPDGLVQPGTPAAGGEATPVLTVQTAPQAPPTVSTPLPLGLQQPQQQQQPPPPPQAPTPQAAAPAQATTPQPSPGLASSPEKIVLGQPPSAAPTAVLTQDSLQMFLPQERSQQPLSTEGPHLSVPASVIVSAPPPAQDPAPTTPVAKGAGLGPQAPDSQASPAPAPQIPAAAPLKGPGPSSSPSLPHQAPLGDSPHLPSPHPARPPSRPPSRPHSRPPSQPQSLSRPPSEPALHPCPPPQAPPTLPGIFVIQNQLGGTPSASTPAPTAPGPPQPPLRPPSQPLEGPLAPAPHLPPASTSTVGVASASSSETSSRLPAPTPPDFQLQYPPSQGPHKSPTPPPTLHLVPEPAAPPPPPPRTFQMVTTPFPALPQPKALLERFHQVPSGIILQSKAVGAPAAPQSSASLGPLASPTASVLVSGQAPSGTPTTPSHAPTPAPMATTGLPPLLPAESKAFASNLPTLTVAKAAPSGPGKSSGLQYESKLGSLKKPPALQPSKEACFLEHLHKHQGSVLHPDCKTAFPSFEDALHRLLPYHVYQGALPSPNDYHKVDEEFETVSTQLLKRTQAMLNKYRLLLLEESRRVSPSAEMVMIDRMFIQEEKTTLALDKQLAKEKPDEYVSSSRTLGLPVAASSEGHRLPGHGPSPSSASGAPAQPPLHLPTKLVIRHGGVGGSPSVTWARASSSSLSSSSSSSAASSLDADEDGPMPSRNRPPIKTYEARSRIGLKLKIKQEAGLSKVVHNTALDPVHQTPPPPPTSLKAAEPPPRPPPPPPAPGQMNGTVDHPPPPPPAADRKPPQPVPHCPRLPLRKTYRENVEAPGVGVTEGAAAAAVGRARGGSPAPLPTKVDEATSGLIRELAAVEDELYQRMLKA